A region of Pseudomonas putida DNA encodes the following proteins:
- the cmoA gene encoding carboxy-S-adenosyl-L-methionine synthase CmoA, producing MSKQPDRLFAQPLEQVPDFAFNEDVVRVFPDMIKRSVPGYPTIVENLGVLAARFAQQNSTLYDLGASLGAVTQSLRRHVRSDGCRVIAVDNSAAMVERCRQYLTAQDSMFQELLPVSVLEADILALPFEPASVVAMNFTLQFIAPHQRLELLGRIRQALLPGGALILSEKLHFADEEEQALLNELHLDFKRANGYSELEIAQKRSAIENVMKPDTLEAHKARLRAAGFSKVVPWFQCLNFASLIALP from the coding sequence GTGAGCAAACAACCCGACCGCCTCTTCGCCCAACCTCTGGAGCAGGTACCCGACTTCGCCTTCAACGAGGACGTGGTGCGCGTGTTCCCGGACATGATCAAGCGTTCGGTGCCGGGCTACCCGACCATCGTCGAAAACCTTGGCGTGCTGGCTGCGCGCTTCGCCCAGCAGAACAGCACGCTGTACGACCTGGGTGCCTCACTGGGCGCTGTGACCCAGTCGTTGCGCCGTCATGTACGCAGCGACGGCTGCCGGGTGATCGCCGTGGACAACTCCGCTGCGATGGTCGAGCGCTGCCGCCAGTACCTCACGGCCCAGGACTCGATGTTCCAGGAGCTGCTGCCGGTCAGCGTGCTGGAAGCCGACATCCTCGCCCTGCCCTTCGAGCCCGCCTCGGTGGTGGCGATGAACTTCACCCTGCAGTTCATCGCCCCCCATCAACGCCTCGAACTGCTTGGCCGTATCCGCCAGGCCCTGTTGCCAGGCGGCGCATTGATCCTCTCGGAGAAACTGCATTTCGCCGATGAAGAGGAACAGGCCCTGCTCAATGAACTGCACCTGGACTTCAAACGGGCCAATGGTTACAGCGAACTGGAAATCGCCCAGAAGCGCAGTGCCATCGAGAACGTGATGAAGCCAGACACCCTGGAGGCCCACAAGGCGCGCCTGCGCGCTGCGGGTTTCTCCAAGGTCGTGCCATGGTTCCAATGCCTTAATTTTGCCTCGCTGATAGCCCTGCCATGA
- the pdxJ gene encoding pyridoxine 5'-phosphate synthase: MLLGVNIDHVATLRQARGTRYPDPVKAALDAEEAGADGITVHLREDRRHIQERDVVLLKDVLQTRMNFEMGVTEEMMAFAEKIRPAHICLVPETRQELTTEGGLDVAGQEARIKAAVERLARTGAEVSLFIDADERQIEASRRVGAPAIELHTGRYADAQTPTEVAEELKRIVDGVAFGVGQGLIVNAGHGLHYHNVEAVAAIKGINELNIGHALVAHALFVGFKAAVAEMKALIVAASR, translated from the coding sequence ATGCTTCTCGGCGTTAATATCGACCACGTGGCGACGCTGCGCCAGGCCCGGGGCACGCGTTACCCTGATCCGGTCAAGGCTGCTCTGGACGCTGAAGAAGCGGGCGCCGACGGCATCACCGTGCACCTGCGCGAAGACCGCCGGCACATTCAGGAACGTGACGTGGTGCTCCTCAAAGATGTGCTGCAGACGCGCATGAACTTCGAGATGGGCGTCACCGAAGAGATGATGGCCTTCGCCGAGAAAATTCGCCCGGCGCACATCTGCCTGGTGCCCGAGACCCGTCAGGAACTGACCACCGAAGGCGGCCTGGACGTGGCGGGGCAAGAGGCGCGGATCAAGGCGGCAGTGGAGCGCTTGGCGCGCACCGGTGCCGAGGTGTCGCTGTTCATCGACGCCGACGAGCGGCAGATCGAAGCGTCGCGTCGCGTAGGTGCGCCGGCCATCGAGCTGCACACCGGCCGTTACGCCGATGCGCAGACGCCGACCGAAGTCGCTGAAGAGCTCAAGCGCATCGTCGACGGCGTGGCGTTTGGCGTGGGGCAGGGGTTGATCGTCAACGCCGGTCATGGCCTGCATTACCACAACGTCGAGGCGGTCGCGGCGATCAAGGGCATCAATGAGCTGAACATCGGCCACGCGCTGGTGGCCCATGCGCTGTTCGTCGGCTTCAAGGCTGCGGTGGCGGAGATGAAGGCGTTGATCGTGGCGGCTTCGCGCTGA
- a CDS encoding heavy metal sensor histidine kinase has protein sequence MKNASLSLRLGLSVTLMGAVLVLLLACLAVLALDHELDSRARKDLARKMLQVEHNLRVDLRNEDLGSRAHPLLDLVMGHDNLSLSVLALEGRHPHLLSLGPALESRVGELQTGTRLTFHEWRDSRGNQMLTATRQMRLRDETPVRVMMSLDRADDNALLQAYLHSTLLVLPLLLLLIGAAAWWLVQRGLSPLHHFRRIAGQVSAQDLQHRLPDTGLPQELATLARSINVMLDRLDQGVSQLSQFSDDLAHELRTPLSNLMGKAQVTLSRERDNANYREVLEDSIEELTRLNRIINDMLFLAQVSQPQAQVALKPLALADETAQVAELFAISAEFKDIELRIRGWGTALGDRLMFQRALSNLLSNAIRHAPAGKHIDLGIEREGSDIRVWVENQGPGIAAEHQPQLFERFYRVGAGRSRLEGGTGLGLAIVKSIMQLHSGRVEVMSSPAGPTRFTLVFPAN, from the coding sequence TTGAAAAACGCCAGTCTGTCGCTGCGCCTGGGCCTGAGCGTGACGCTGATGGGGGCGGTACTGGTGCTGCTGTTGGCTTGCCTGGCCGTGCTTGCCCTTGATCACGAACTGGACAGCCGCGCCCGTAAGGACCTGGCGCGCAAGATGCTGCAGGTGGAGCACAATCTGCGGGTCGACCTGCGCAACGAGGACCTGGGTAGCCGCGCCCACCCTTTACTCGACCTGGTCATGGGGCACGACAACCTCAGCCTCAGCGTGCTGGCACTCGAAGGCCGCCACCCGCACCTGCTCAGCCTGGGCCCTGCCCTGGAGTCGCGCGTGGGTGAACTGCAGACCGGTACGCGACTGACGTTCCACGAATGGCGCGACAGCCGCGGTAACCAGATGCTGACAGCGACACGCCAGATGCGCTTGCGCGACGAGACGCCGGTGCGGGTGATGATGTCGCTCGACCGCGCCGACGACAACGCGCTGCTCCAGGCCTACCTGCATTCGACGCTGCTGGTCTTGCCGTTGCTGCTGCTGTTGATCGGCGCTGCGGCGTGGTGGCTGGTACAGCGTGGCCTGTCGCCACTGCACCATTTCAGGCGAATCGCCGGGCAGGTATCGGCACAGGACCTGCAACACCGGTTGCCCGATACCGGGCTGCCGCAGGAGCTGGCGACGCTGGCCAGGAGCATCAACGTGATGCTCGACCGCCTAGACCAGGGCGTCAGCCAGCTGTCGCAGTTTTCCGACGACCTGGCCCACGAGCTACGCACACCGCTGAGCAACTTGATGGGCAAGGCCCAGGTCACACTGAGCCGTGAGCGCGACAATGCCAATTACCGGGAAGTACTGGAAGACAGCATCGAAGAACTGACCCGGCTCAACCGCATCATCAATGACATGCTGTTTCTTGCCCAGGTCAGCCAGCCGCAGGCCCAGGTGGCGCTCAAGCCCCTGGCGCTCGCCGATGAGACGGCGCAGGTGGCCGAACTGTTCGCCATCAGTGCCGAGTTCAAAGATATCGAGCTTCGCATCCGGGGCTGGGGCACGGCCTTGGGTGATCGGCTGATGTTCCAGCGTGCGTTGTCTAACCTGTTGAGCAATGCCATTCGGCATGCGCCGGCAGGCAAACACATAGACCTTGGCATCGAGCGCGAGGGCAGCGATATCAGGGTATGGGTGGAGAATCAGGGGCCGGGCATTGCCGCAGAGCATCAGCCGCAGCTGTTCGAGCGTTTTTATCGAGTGGGTGCTGGGCGCTCACGGCTGGAGGGAGGCACCGGGCTGGGGTTGGCGATCGTGAAATCGATCATGCAGTTGCATAGTGGGCGGGTCGAGGTGATGAGCAGCCCGGCAGGGCCAACCCGGTTTACCCTGGTGTTTCCCGCTAACTGA
- the cmoB gene encoding tRNA 5-methoxyuridine(34)/uridine 5-oxyacetic acid(34) synthase CmoB — translation MIDLSPLVRRLAGTPLASWSQGLQAQLEAKLEKGHGDLDRWRGALDALPAVQPSEIDLVNGLRLDCDCDDATRAQMREALMGLSPWRKGPFDLFGVHVDTEWRSDWKWSRVSPHLDLKGKRVLDVGCGNGYYQWRMLGAGADMVVGVDPNWLFFCQFQAVQQYLPELPAWHLPFALEDLPANLEGFDTVFSMGVFYHRRSPIEHLLALKDCLVKGGELVLETLVVEGDAQQVLVPEDRYAQMRNVWYLPSVPALERWLRRAGFSDVRCVDVSVTSIDEQRSTDWMRYQSLSDFLDPNDHSRTIEGLPAPRRATLVARK, via the coding sequence ATGATCGATTTGTCCCCGCTTGTCCGCCGCCTGGCGGGCACCCCCCTGGCTTCCTGGTCGCAAGGCCTGCAAGCGCAACTGGAAGCCAAACTGGAAAAAGGCCACGGCGACCTCGATCGCTGGCGCGGCGCGCTCGACGCGCTGCCCGCCGTGCAACCGAGCGAAATCGACCTGGTCAACGGGCTGCGTCTGGACTGTGACTGCGACGATGCCACCCGCGCGCAGATGCGCGAGGCGCTGATGGGCCTGTCGCCCTGGCGCAAAGGGCCATTCGACCTGTTCGGCGTGCACGTGGACACCGAATGGCGCTCGGACTGGAAATGGTCACGGGTCAGCCCGCACCTGGACCTCAAGGGCAAGCGTGTGCTCGATGTCGGCTGCGGCAACGGCTACTACCAGTGGCGCATGCTCGGCGCAGGTGCCGACATGGTGGTCGGGGTCGATCCCAACTGGCTGTTCTTCTGCCAGTTCCAGGCAGTACAGCAGTACCTACCGGAGCTGCCGGCCTGGCACTTGCCGTTCGCCCTGGAAGACCTGCCGGCCAACCTGGAAGGTTTCGACACCGTGTTTTCCATGGGCGTGTTCTATCACCGCCGCTCCCCCATAGAGCACCTGCTGGCCCTCAAGGACTGCCTGGTCAAAGGCGGCGAGCTGGTGCTGGAGACGCTGGTGGTCGAAGGTGACGCGCAACAGGTGCTGGTGCCTGAAGACCGTTATGCGCAGATGCGCAACGTCTGGTACCTGCCCTCGGTACCGGCCCTGGAGCGCTGGTTACGCCGTGCCGGTTTCAGCGATGTACGCTGCGTCGATGTCAGCGTCACCAGCATCGATGAACAGCGCAGCACCGACTGGATGCGCTACCAGTCGCTAAGCGACTTCCTCGACCCGAACGACCACAGCCGGACCATCGAAGGCCTGCCGGCCCCGCGCCGGGCGACGCTGGTGGCGCGCAAATAA
- a CDS encoding protease inhibitor I42 family protein, whose protein sequence is MTAPRLLVPLSLALLAACAQHPLQTVELDAESECPQRLQVGQALTLTLPGNPSTGYRWRIENPAASILKSLGPELYSAPDDTDVVGSAGSSTWRYLASSAGEGQLVLVYQRPWEAEIAPVQSFECKIIVR, encoded by the coding sequence ATGACCGCCCCTCGTCTGCTCGTTCCCTTGAGCCTCGCCCTGCTTGCTGCCTGCGCCCAACACCCCCTGCAAACCGTCGAACTGGACGCCGAAAGCGAATGCCCCCAGCGTCTGCAGGTGGGCCAGGCACTGACCCTGACCCTGCCAGGAAATCCCTCAACCGGCTACCGCTGGCGCATTGAGAACCCTGCCGCAAGCATCCTGAAAAGCCTCGGCCCCGAGCTCTACAGTGCCCCCGATGACACCGACGTGGTCGGCAGTGCCGGCTCGTCCACCTGGCGCTACCTTGCCAGCAGTGCCGGAGAAGGCCAACTCGTCCTGGTCTACCAACGCCCCTGGGAAGCTGAAATAGCACCGGTGCAGAGCTTCGAGTGCAAGATCATCGTCCGCTGA
- a CDS encoding heavy metal response regulator transcription factor codes for MRLLIIEDELRTADYLQQGLRENGYVVDCAHTGTDGLHLARQQAYDLVILDVNLPELDGWTVLQRLRADSATRIMMLTAHGRLADRVKGLDLGADDYLLKPFEFPELLARIRSLLRRNDQQLQPSTLRVADLELDPGRHRAYRAGQRIDLTAKEFALLHLLMRQTGEVLSRTQIISLVWDMNFDCDTNVVEVSIRRLRAKIDDPFEDKLIHTLRGVGYVLEARF; via the coding sequence ATGCGCTTACTGATCATCGAGGACGAACTGCGTACCGCCGACTACCTGCAACAAGGCCTGCGCGAGAACGGCTACGTGGTCGACTGTGCCCATACCGGCACCGACGGCCTGCACCTGGCCCGCCAGCAGGCCTACGACCTGGTCATCCTTGACGTCAACCTGCCCGAGCTCGATGGTTGGACCGTGCTGCAACGGCTGCGCGCCGACTCGGCCACGCGCATCATGATGCTGACCGCCCACGGTCGCCTTGCCGACCGGGTCAAAGGGCTGGACCTGGGCGCCGATGACTACCTGCTCAAGCCTTTCGAATTCCCAGAGTTATTGGCGCGAATCCGCAGCTTGCTGCGCCGCAACGACCAGCAACTGCAGCCCAGCACCCTGCGCGTCGCCGACCTGGAGCTGGACCCCGGCCGCCACCGCGCCTATCGCGCTGGGCAGCGCATCGACCTCACCGCCAAGGAATTCGCTTTACTGCACCTGCTGATGCGCCAGACAGGCGAAGTGCTGTCGCGCACGCAAATCATCTCGTTGGTGTGGGACATGAACTTTGACTGTGACACCAACGTCGTTGAGGTTTCGATCCGGCGCCTGCGGGCGAAGATCGACGACCCGTTCGAAGATAAGCTGATCCATACCCTGCGCGGCGTTGGCTATGTACTTGAGGCACGCTTTTGA
- the recO gene encoding DNA repair protein RecO, giving the protein MEQPVGQPAYVLHSRAYKETSALVDFLTPQGRVRAVLRRARGKGGSLVRPFVPLEVELRGRGELKNVGRLEALGIASWLHGDALFSGLYLNELLMRLLPGEAPHPALFDHYTLTLQALAAGRPLEPLLRAFEWRLLDELGYAFSLQRDVNDMPIDANGRYRLRVDAGLERVELLQPGLFQGFELLALAEADWEAPGALLAAKRLMRQALAVHLGAKPLVSRELFRKR; this is encoded by the coding sequence ATGGAACAACCAGTCGGCCAGCCGGCCTATGTGCTGCACAGTCGTGCCTACAAGGAAACCAGCGCACTGGTGGACTTCCTCACGCCGCAAGGCCGTGTGCGGGCCGTACTGCGCCGTGCACGAGGCAAAGGTGGCAGCCTGGTGCGGCCGTTCGTGCCGTTGGAAGTGGAGCTGCGCGGGCGGGGCGAGCTGAAGAACGTCGGCCGCCTGGAGGCGCTTGGCATTGCCAGCTGGTTGCACGGTGATGCGTTGTTCAGTGGTTTGTACCTCAACGAGCTGCTGATGCGTTTGCTGCCTGGCGAAGCCCCTCACCCCGCGCTGTTCGACCACTACACCCTGACCTTGCAGGCGTTGGCTGCCGGGCGCCCATTGGAGCCGCTGCTGCGCGCATTCGAATGGCGCCTGCTGGACGAGCTCGGTTATGCGTTTTCGTTGCAGCGTGATGTCAACGACATGCCCATAGACGCCAATGGCCGCTACCGCTTGCGCGTGGATGCGGGGCTTGAGCGGGTCGAGCTGCTGCAGCCTGGCCTGTTCCAGGGCTTCGAGCTGCTGGCCCTGGCTGAAGCGGACTGGGAAGCCCCCGGCGCCTTGCTCGCAGCCAAACGGCTGATGCGCCAAGCACTGGCCGTTCACTTGGGCGCTAAACCGCTGGTCAGCCGGGAACTGTTTCGCAAGCGCTGA
- a CDS encoding alpha-xenorhabdolysin family binary toxin subunit B: MDVANVEYAIPDFTRMQVLEDQAFLLIDTKRQQVLPAAREQLDDLKKLIVAVERFFMESLVGGIVLLENREFVTRTAVASIDTRLAGVISRLNQHHAVLAKQCLRLELFSLSALVQQLPDLEARTARLDGQVAAFDQRLQQQRQQQTDIVQAITLFEKPSISSALKGLIPSEEEIAQIAGLIKDPKVDTQLLTAVVQKLTSHVDVLEGAKTFNDLIKVRAQLDVKISETTGDLAAVKHALNDALNEYEAVKLLVGVEPLKQAWLQELRKVEQEWHSQAMQLNPMMDLAVAQVKLQDLCTYLQAVKVASDRR; encoded by the coding sequence ATGGATGTTGCAAACGTCGAATACGCAATACCTGATTTCACCCGCATGCAGGTGTTGGAAGATCAGGCGTTCTTGTTGATTGATACCAAGCGCCAGCAGGTCTTGCCTGCAGCGCGAGAGCAACTGGATGATCTGAAGAAACTGATAGTGGCGGTGGAGCGGTTCTTCATGGAAAGTCTGGTCGGCGGCATCGTCCTTCTGGAAAATCGGGAATTTGTTACCCGCACGGCGGTGGCCAGCATCGATACGAGGTTGGCCGGCGTTATCAGCCGGCTCAACCAGCATCATGCAGTATTGGCCAAGCAGTGTTTGCGGCTGGAGCTCTTTTCGCTTTCTGCCTTGGTGCAGCAGTTGCCCGACCTGGAAGCACGCACCGCCAGGCTCGATGGCCAGGTCGCAGCGTTTGACCAGCGCTTGCAGCAGCAGCGGCAACAACAGACGGATATCGTCCAGGCCATCACGCTGTTCGAAAAACCCTCCATCTCCAGTGCCTTGAAGGGGCTGATCCCCAGTGAGGAGGAGATCGCTCAGATAGCCGGGTTGATCAAAGACCCGAAAGTCGACACCCAGTTGCTCACGGCAGTCGTTCAGAAACTCACAAGCCACGTCGATGTACTGGAAGGGGCGAAAACGTTCAATGACCTGATCAAGGTGCGCGCCCAGCTCGACGTGAAGATCAGTGAAACGACCGGTGACCTGGCAGCGGTGAAGCACGCCTTGAACGATGCACTGAACGAGTACGAGGCAGTCAAGCTGCTGGTCGGGGTTGAGCCGCTCAAGCAGGCGTGGCTGCAAGAGCTGCGTAAGGTGGAGCAAGAATGGCACTCTCAAGCCATGCAGCTCAACCCCATGATGGACCTGGCGGTCGCGCAGGTGAAGCTGCAGGACCTTTGCACGTACCTGCAGGCAGTCAAAGTTGCCAGCGACAGGCGTTAA
- the era gene encoding GTPase Era: MTDNNPTRCGYVAIVGRPNVGKSTLLNHILGQKLAITSRKPQTTRHNMLGIKTEGDVQAIYVDTPGMHKANDKALNRYMNRNASAALKDVDVVIFVVDRTRWTDEDQLVLERVQYVSGPVILAVNKTDRLEEKADLIPHLQWLQEQLPNAEVVPISAQQGHNLEALEGLIAKHLPENEHFFPEDQITDRSSRFLAAELVREKIMRQLGAELPYQITVEIEEFKQQGHVLHIHALILVERDGQKKIIIGDKGERIKRIGSDARKDMEVLFDAKVMLNLWVKVKGGWSDDERALRSLGYGDL, from the coding sequence ATGACTGATAACAACCCGACTCGCTGCGGCTACGTGGCCATTGTCGGCCGCCCCAACGTGGGCAAGTCGACCTTGCTCAACCACATCCTCGGCCAGAAGCTGGCGATCACGTCGCGCAAGCCTCAGACCACCCGGCACAACATGCTCGGCATCAAGACCGAGGGTGACGTGCAGGCGATCTATGTCGATACGCCCGGTATGCACAAGGCCAACGACAAGGCCCTGAACCGTTACATGAACCGTAACGCTTCGGCGGCCCTGAAAGACGTCGACGTGGTGATCTTCGTGGTTGATCGCACCCGTTGGACCGACGAGGACCAGTTGGTGCTCGAGCGCGTGCAGTACGTCAGTGGCCCGGTCATCCTGGCGGTCAACAAGACCGACCGTCTGGAAGAGAAGGCCGATCTGATCCCGCACCTGCAATGGCTGCAGGAGCAACTGCCAAACGCGGAAGTGGTGCCGATCTCCGCGCAGCAGGGGCATAACCTCGAAGCGCTGGAAGGCCTGATTGCCAAGCACCTGCCAGAGAACGAGCATTTCTTCCCGGAAGACCAGATCACCGACCGCAGCAGCCGTTTCCTGGCGGCTGAACTGGTGCGCGAGAAGATCATGCGTCAGTTGGGGGCGGAGCTTCCGTACCAGATCACCGTAGAGATCGAAGAGTTCAAGCAGCAGGGGCATGTGCTGCATATCCACGCGCTGATCCTGGTTGAACGCGATGGCCAGAAGAAGATCATCATCGGCGACAAGGGCGAGCGTATCAAACGCATTGGCTCCGATGCGCGCAAGGACATGGAAGTGCTGTTCGACGCCAAGGTCATGCTCAACCTCTGGGTCAAGGTCAAAGGCGGTTGGTCCGACGACGAGCGCGCCCTGCGCTCGCTGGGCTACGGCGACCTGTAA
- a CDS encoding alpha-xenorhabdolysin family binary toxin subunit A: MNDASGQAGIPIEEMDLALKVKLLPERYFAFISSRINSGSQVGGLLTAENLKAIKSYANVVHQLPRTRSDVDQDVNYASLGIDATYVHDLYVALHRHVNEWDTLERSIKQLGPEIELFAESLVQRGGALLDNLERSEVFQQIKKNKSEEGVDVYNHVLTPDEREQITSVLSGGITGLIREIENTQRRIEDVDKRASWFNREIRIELKPRMVRLLKHFDEKNAAHDVLEKRKQLDEWDQKIEHLKSEYDANVGYAFTGLVLGPLGLLVTGGVFGAKAEQIRAAKNEMIAQRDELALALIKMEPARKDFERVSSLVRDLHFRCKDLSAATKRLADVWLFLASYANNSVNEAKELTSSTQLESFVHDFSEVINPWTKIGGICHTLSELFNDLVEEYEDA; the protein is encoded by the coding sequence ATGAATGATGCGTCGGGGCAGGCAGGTATTCCCATTGAGGAAATGGACCTGGCGCTCAAGGTTAAGTTATTGCCCGAACGGTACTTTGCATTTATCAGCAGCCGTATCAATAGCGGCAGCCAAGTGGGCGGCTTATTGACCGCAGAGAACCTCAAGGCAATCAAGTCGTATGCCAATGTTGTTCACCAGTTACCGCGCACCCGAAGCGACGTTGATCAGGATGTCAATTACGCGTCGCTCGGCATTGACGCCACCTATGTGCATGATCTGTATGTGGCGCTGCACAGGCATGTAAATGAATGGGACACGCTCGAACGCAGCATTAAACAGCTGGGGCCGGAAATTGAACTGTTCGCTGAAAGCCTGGTACAGCGCGGCGGTGCATTGCTGGATAACCTTGAGCGCAGCGAGGTGTTTCAGCAGATCAAGAAAAACAAATCCGAAGAAGGCGTGGATGTCTACAACCATGTGCTGACCCCGGATGAGCGCGAGCAGATCACATCCGTGTTAAGTGGCGGCATCACTGGCCTGATCCGTGAGATCGAGAACACTCAGCGGCGCATCGAAGACGTCGACAAGCGCGCCTCCTGGTTCAATCGTGAAATCAGGATTGAGCTCAAGCCTCGCATGGTGCGGTTGCTTAAGCATTTTGATGAAAAAAACGCCGCCCACGATGTCTTGGAAAAGCGCAAGCAGCTTGATGAGTGGGATCAGAAAATCGAACACCTCAAGTCGGAGTACGACGCCAACGTTGGTTATGCATTCACGGGGCTGGTGTTAGGCCCGCTGGGGCTGTTGGTGACCGGTGGTGTGTTCGGTGCCAAGGCAGAGCAGATACGTGCAGCCAAGAATGAAATGATTGCGCAACGGGATGAGTTGGCGCTTGCACTGATAAAAATGGAGCCGGCGCGCAAAGATTTTGAACGGGTATCTTCCTTGGTCAGGGACCTTCATTTCAGGTGCAAAGACCTGTCTGCGGCCACTAAAAGGCTTGCGGATGTCTGGTTGTTTCTGGCGTCCTATGCCAATAACTCGGTGAATGAGGCCAAGGAACTGACCAGCAGTACCCAATTGGAATCCTTCGTCCACGATTTTTCAGAGGTGATCAACCCGTGGACCAAGATAGGCGGTATTTGCCATACGCTGTCTGAATTGTTTAATGACCTGGTTGAAGAATACGAGGATGCCTGA
- the rnc gene encoding ribonuclease III, with the protein MSASLAPLERKLGYTFKDQDQMLLALTHRSYAGRNNERLEFLGDAILNFVAGEALFERFPQAREGQLSRLRARLVKGETLARLARGFDLGEYLRLGSGELKSGGFRRESILADALEALIGAIYLDADMQTARERVLAWLADEFESLTLVDTNKDPKTRLQEFLQSRSCELPRYEVVDIQGEPHCRTFFVECEVVLLNNKSRGQGVSRRIAEQVAAAAALIALGVENGND; encoded by the coding sequence ATGAGTGCTTCCCTCGCCCCTCTGGAGCGAAAGCTCGGTTACACCTTCAAAGACCAGGACCAGATGTTGCTGGCCCTGACCCATCGCAGCTACGCCGGGCGCAATAACGAGCGCCTGGAGTTTCTCGGCGATGCCATTCTCAACTTCGTGGCTGGCGAGGCGCTGTTCGAGCGCTTCCCACAGGCCCGCGAAGGCCAGTTATCGCGCTTGCGTGCCCGCCTGGTCAAGGGCGAGACCCTGGCCCGTCTGGCGCGTGGCTTTGACTTGGGCGAATACCTGCGCCTGGGTTCTGGTGAGCTGAAAAGCGGCGGTTTCCGCCGCGAATCGATCCTGGCCGATGCCCTGGAAGCGCTGATTGGCGCCATCTATCTGGACGCGGACATGCAGACCGCCCGGGAGCGTGTCCTGGCCTGGCTGGCCGATGAATTCGAAAGCCTGACCCTGGTCGACACCAACAAGGATCCCAAGACCCGCCTGCAGGAGTTTCTGCAGTCGCGCAGCTGTGAGTTGCCGCGTTACGAGGTGGTGGATATCCAGGGCGAACCGCACTGCCGGACCTTCTTCGTCGAATGCGAAGTGGTGCTGCTGAACAATAAGAGCCGTGGTCAGGGTGTGAGCCGGCGTATCGCCGAGCAAGTCGCCGCTGCGGCTGCACTGATCGCCCTGGGCGTGGAGAATGGCAATGACTGA